GACGGGACCCCCTTTGCTGTCGTTCGCGGATAGGATGGATAAGGTGGGGGATGCCCTCGAGGAAGTGCTCAGCAAAGCCCTGAGTCAGCGCACCATCACCGTCGGGGTGTACGAGGCGGCCAAGCTGCTCAACGTGTAAGTGGGGTCCTCTCGCGTCTCCGGTGGCACCCCTTCCCGCCCCAGCCCGGAGGCGACCTCGCGGAGAACCCCTCGCCCTGCCGCGCAGTTTCCTGAGGCTTCCCATCTGCCTCTCGGCCCCCTGCctaggaggtggggtggggggagcgagCAGGCCGGGGCGCGACCTCGGGCCCTGGCGGCTGTTGCGGGCGTCTACGCAGACGGGTGGTGCCTCTGCGCTCACCCGCCCCTCCCGCTGCCTTCAGCGACCCCGATAACGTGGTGCTGTGTCTGCTGGCTGCGGACGAGGACGACGACAGGGATGTGGCTCTGCAGATCCACTTCACCCTGATCCAGGCGTTCTGCTGCGAGAACGACATCAACATCCTGCGCGTCAGCAACCCGGGCCGACTGGCCGAGCTCCTGCTCCTGGAGACGGACGCCAGCCCAGCCTCGAGCGAGGGCGCCGAGCAGCCCCCCGACCTGCACTGCGTCCTGGTGACGGTAAGCGAAGGGGGTCTGCAGGCCCGTCCGAGTTAAGAGTCCTGGAGGGAAGTGAGCCGAGGGTTGAGAGTCGCCTGACTGCAGATCTGCAGTGAGGGGGAGGGCTGGAGCGTGGCTGCCTTTGCTCCATTAGAGCGTGTGGCTGGACTTTCAGCCGAGATGTGCTGGTTTCATCATCAGGATTTTCTCTGGTACAGAACATGTCTAAGCACGTTGGAGGCTGCCAGCAGCGGAAGAGATCCTTGTGAGTCAGCACTGTCAGCCCAGCTACTCCCTACCTACATCTGCACTACCTCCCGTGACTAATTCTTTTAGTAGGGCAGATTAGATAAAGCCAAATAAATTCCTGGCTCACCCTCATTAAGGAGTCAGCTTCATTCTCCACCactcaaagttaaaaatagaattggtgTAGGAGACAGACCTTATTAATTCCCTAGAAATACATTAAGAGGGTGGAGTGCGAATTTTTTCTTTGCAATTGTGCCTTTTTTAATGGAcactttttttctgataaaagccTTTGATAGGTAAATTACTTGTGTTTCCAAAGGTAAATGTGATAGCTTTGTCTTACAGTTCACTGCCTTTTGGCTGGTCTAGTTAAGTGGCAGCCCAATCATTTTGCTACTCC
This Neovison vison isolate M4711 chromosome 2, ASM_NN_V1, whole genome shotgun sequence DNA region includes the following protein-coding sequences:
- the GADD45A gene encoding growth arrest and DNA damage-inducible protein GADD45 alpha, which encodes MTLEEFSAGEQKTERMDKVGDALEEVLSKALSQRTITVGVYEAAKLLNVDPDNVVLCLLAADEDDDRDVALQIHFTLIQAFCCENDINILRVSNPGRLAELLLLETDASPASSEGAEQPPDLHCVLVTNPHSSQWKDPALSQLICFCRESRYMDQWVPVINLPER